A portion of the Colius striatus isolate bColStr4 chromosome 1, bColStr4.1.hap1, whole genome shotgun sequence genome contains these proteins:
- the DNAI7 gene encoding dynein axonemal intermediate chain 7 isoform X4 codes for MEALEAKNKERKEFELAELHSLEQKFLSAQQWKMDYRAHEKWEHYLRCDGRPDPTVLQEINTFMSLWREDQNEDIQLVMEKGGQVLNLIEKLHLLLLDTPPNEITEKETVQYQESILELQNLLHQKYNRATEKLLKTAHVHEDSDPGNMQAVIKDKNVTFCIWANLKKKVRLKNHTFSDVQHGFDLPKPLAVSSVAVRILHTHYDHVSPLWLQHQGVPKLEVSDGKELTLDSKDNIEVPEEDEEKSREPNMSAEEEMEEVCSDGRKSNILFEENSNSIADINETEEETEKKSEILDIPSQAQDPLVKEERSEKREAITGESIVDLQQFVPVGGVYHIDALQLPPQVKEIKDWSMVELQDGLESYSYPPEAAEDATCPPLQITLRLPDNVMYFEDPVIARWDAAGQQWRTDGISNITYARQEKSITFEMGAFYTVALFQNAHLNVPYQAWELQPTGTDEALLTVSTSFAVIQIQIKVSEHLTADSVKDKDWCLCMFNGQKAQKLKISETSEAFSDELEEGAEFHSTLYHMLKDFASKDAIAKVEAANFLFIDSVYQLLLATRVLTYS; via the exons ATGGAAGCACTCGAGGCAAAA AATAAAGAACGAAAGGAGTTTGAATTAGCAGAACTTCATTCACTGGAACAGAAGTTTCTATCTGCACAGCAGTGGAAAATGGATTATAGAGCACATGAAAAG TGGGAGCATTACCTCCGTTGTGATGGCAGACCTGACCCAACTGTACTGCAGGAAATAAATACTTTCATGAGCTTATGGCGTGAAGATCAAAATGAGGACATTCAGCTTGTGATGGAGAAGGGAGGACAGGTGCTAAAT TTAATTGAGAAGTTGCATCTTCTTTTGTTGGACACACCACCCAATgagataacagaaaaagaaacagtccaGTACCAGGAATCTATTCTGGAATTGCAGAATCTGCTTCATCAGAAGTACAATAGAGCAACAGAGAAGCTGCTTAAA ACAGCTCATGTGCACGAAGATTCTGACCCTGGAAACATGCAGGCTGTCATAAAGGACAAAAATGTTACTTTCTGTATTTGGGCCAACCTGAAGAAGAAAGTAAG GTTGAAAAATCACACGTTTAGCGATGTGCAGCATGGATTTGATCTTCCAAAGCCACTGGCTGTCAGCAGTGTTGCTGTTCGCATATTGCACACTCATTATGACCACGTGTCTCCACTTTGGCTGCAGCATCAGGGTGTGCCAAAATTGGAGGTCTCAGATGGCAAAGAGTTGACTCTGGATTCAAAAGACAACATAGAAGTACcagaagaggatgaagagaaaTCCAGAGAGCCCAACATGTCTGCTgaggaagaaatggaagaagtGTGTTCTGATGGGAGAAAG AGTAACATCTTGTTCGAAGAAAATAGCAATAGCATAGCTGATATAAACGAGACAGAGGAGGAAACTGAGAAGAAATCAGAAATCTTGGACATACCATCACAAG ctcAGGATCCGCTggtgaaggaagagagaagtgaaAAAAGAGAGGCAATAACTGGTGAAAGCATAGTTGATTTGCAGCAGTTTGTACCAGTGGGTGGTGTGTACCATATTGATGCACTGCAGCTTCCACCTCAGGTCAAAGAAATCAAGGACTGGAGTATGGTGGAG TTACAGGATGGATTGGAGTCATACTCATACCCCCCAGAAGCTGCTGAAGATGCCACATGTCCACCACTACAGATCACCCTTAGGCTTCCTGACAACGTGATGTATTTTGAGGATCCTGTGATAGCCCGATGGGATGCTGCAG GCCAACAGTGGAGAACTGATGGTATCAGCAACATAACATATGCAAGGCAAGAGAAGAGCATCACCTTTGAGATGGGTGCTTTTTACACAGTAGCACTTTTCCAGAATGCTCATCTCAACGTGCCTTATCAGGCCTGGGAGCTGCAACCTACTGGTACTGATGAAGCCCTTCTTACAGTGTCTACAAGCTTTGCAGTGATTCAGATACAAATTAAG GTAAGTGAGCATCTTACAGCCGATTCTGTGAAAGACAAAGATTGGTGCCTCTGTATGTTTAATGGTCAGAAAGCACAAAAGCTCAAGATCAGTGAAACGAGTGAAGCTTTTTCAGATGAGCTAGAAGAAGGTGCCGAATTTCACTCCACTCTCTACCATATGCTGAAGGATTTTGCCAGCAAAGATGCAATTGCTAAAGTAGAGGCAGCTAACTTCCTGTTTATTGATAGTGTGTATCAGCTGCTCCTTGCCACACGAGTTTTAACATACTCTTAA
- the DNAI7 gene encoding dynein axonemal intermediate chain 7 isoform X2, protein MEALEAKNKERKEFELAELHSLEQKFLSAQQWKMDYRAHEKWEHYLRCDGRPDPTVLQEINTFMSLWREDQNEDIQLVMEKGGQVLNLIEKLHLLLLDTPPNEITEKETVQYQESILELQNLLHQKYNRATEKLLKTAHVHEDSDPGNMQAVIKDKNVTFCIWANLKKKVRLKNHTFSDVQHGFDLPKPLAVSSVAVRILHTHYDHVSPLWLQHQGVPKLEVSDGKELTLDSKDNIEVPEEDEEKSREPNMSAEEEMEEVCSDGRKSNILFEENSNSIADINETEEETEKKSEILDIPSQAQDPLVKEERSEKREAITGESIVDLQQFVPVGGVYHIDALQLPPQVKEIKDWSMVELQDGLESYSYPPEAAEDATCPPLQITLRLPDNVMYFEDPVIARWDAAGQQWRTDGISNITYARQEKSITFEMGAFYTVALFQNAHLNVPYQAWELQPTGTDEALLTVSTSFAVIQIQIKAALAEVRAYQQMALVASAFAFAWSKWNTEAGHEQVVFKVSEHLTADSVKDKDWCLCMFNGQKAQKLKISETSEAFSDELEEGAEFHSTLYHMLKDFASKDAIAKVEAANFLFIDSVYQLLLATRVLTYS, encoded by the exons ATGGAAGCACTCGAGGCAAAA AATAAAGAACGAAAGGAGTTTGAATTAGCAGAACTTCATTCACTGGAACAGAAGTTTCTATCTGCACAGCAGTGGAAAATGGATTATAGAGCACATGAAAAG TGGGAGCATTACCTCCGTTGTGATGGCAGACCTGACCCAACTGTACTGCAGGAAATAAATACTTTCATGAGCTTATGGCGTGAAGATCAAAATGAGGACATTCAGCTTGTGATGGAGAAGGGAGGACAGGTGCTAAAT TTAATTGAGAAGTTGCATCTTCTTTTGTTGGACACACCACCCAATgagataacagaaaaagaaacagtccaGTACCAGGAATCTATTCTGGAATTGCAGAATCTGCTTCATCAGAAGTACAATAGAGCAACAGAGAAGCTGCTTAAA ACAGCTCATGTGCACGAAGATTCTGACCCTGGAAACATGCAGGCTGTCATAAAGGACAAAAATGTTACTTTCTGTATTTGGGCCAACCTGAAGAAGAAAGTAAG GTTGAAAAATCACACGTTTAGCGATGTGCAGCATGGATTTGATCTTCCAAAGCCACTGGCTGTCAGCAGTGTTGCTGTTCGCATATTGCACACTCATTATGACCACGTGTCTCCACTTTGGCTGCAGCATCAGGGTGTGCCAAAATTGGAGGTCTCAGATGGCAAAGAGTTGACTCTGGATTCAAAAGACAACATAGAAGTACcagaagaggatgaagagaaaTCCAGAGAGCCCAACATGTCTGCTgaggaagaaatggaagaagtGTGTTCTGATGGGAGAAAG AGTAACATCTTGTTCGAAGAAAATAGCAATAGCATAGCTGATATAAACGAGACAGAGGAGGAAACTGAGAAGAAATCAGAAATCTTGGACATACCATCACAAG ctcAGGATCCGCTggtgaaggaagagagaagtgaaAAAAGAGAGGCAATAACTGGTGAAAGCATAGTTGATTTGCAGCAGTTTGTACCAGTGGGTGGTGTGTACCATATTGATGCACTGCAGCTTCCACCTCAGGTCAAAGAAATCAAGGACTGGAGTATGGTGGAG TTACAGGATGGATTGGAGTCATACTCATACCCCCCAGAAGCTGCTGAAGATGCCACATGTCCACCACTACAGATCACCCTTAGGCTTCCTGACAACGTGATGTATTTTGAGGATCCTGTGATAGCCCGATGGGATGCTGCAG GCCAACAGTGGAGAACTGATGGTATCAGCAACATAACATATGCAAGGCAAGAGAAGAGCATCACCTTTGAGATGGGTGCTTTTTACACAGTAGCACTTTTCCAGAATGCTCATCTCAACGTGCCTTATCAGGCCTGGGAGCTGCAACCTACTGGTACTGATGAAGCCCTTCTTACAGTGTCTACAAGCTTTGCAGTGATTCAGATACAAATTAAG GCTGCCCTAGCAGAAGTTAGGGCCTATCAACAGATGGCACTGGTTGCATCggcttttgcttttgcttggaGCAAGTGGAACACAGAAGCAGGTCATGAGCAAGTAGTATTCAAG GTAAGTGAGCATCTTACAGCCGATTCTGTGAAAGACAAAGATTGGTGCCTCTGTATGTTTAATGGTCAGAAAGCACAAAAGCTCAAGATCAGTGAAACGAGTGAAGCTTTTTCAGATGAGCTAGAAGAAGGTGCCGAATTTCACTCCACTCTCTACCATATGCTGAAGGATTTTGCCAGCAAAGATGCAATTGCTAAAGTAGAGGCAGCTAACTTCCTGTTTATTGATAGTGTGTATCAGCTGCTCCTTGCCACACGAGTTTTAACATACTCTTAA
- the DNAI7 gene encoding dynein axonemal intermediate chain 7 isoform X1: MEALEAKNKERKEFELAELHSLEQKFLSAQQWKMDYRAHEKWEHYLRCDGRPDPTVLQEINTFMSLWREDQNEDIQLVMEKGGQVLNLIEKLHLLLLDTPPNEITEKETVQYQESILELQNLLHQKYNRATEKLLKTAHVHEDSDPGNMQAVIKDKNVTFCIWANLKKKVRLKNHTFSDVQHGFDLPKPLAVSSVAVRILHTHYDHVSPLWLQHQGVPKLEVSDGKELTLDSKDNIEVPEEDEEKSREPNMSAEEEMEEVCSDGRKSNILFEENSNSIADINETEEETEKKSEILDIPSQAQDPLVKEERSEKREAITGESIVDLQQFVPVGGVYHIDALQLPPQVKEIKDWSMVELQDGLESYSYPPEAAEDATCPPLQITLRLPDNVMYFEDPVIARWDAAGQQWRTDGISNITYARQEKSITFEMGAFYTVALFQNAHLNVPYQAWELQPTGTDEALLTVSTSFAVIQIQIKDHQCMLSSVMVEEKDVLSSITGKWTSPVGLRALLKKAGVNIFPGEYSHKYVSMNKKAALAEVRAYQQMALVASAFAFAWSKWNTEAGHEQVVFKVSEHLTADSVKDKDWCLCMFNGQKAQKLKISETSEAFSDELEEGAEFHSTLYHMLKDFASKDAIAKVEAANFLFIDSVYQLLLATRVLTYS; encoded by the exons ATGGAAGCACTCGAGGCAAAA AATAAAGAACGAAAGGAGTTTGAATTAGCAGAACTTCATTCACTGGAACAGAAGTTTCTATCTGCACAGCAGTGGAAAATGGATTATAGAGCACATGAAAAG TGGGAGCATTACCTCCGTTGTGATGGCAGACCTGACCCAACTGTACTGCAGGAAATAAATACTTTCATGAGCTTATGGCGTGAAGATCAAAATGAGGACATTCAGCTTGTGATGGAGAAGGGAGGACAGGTGCTAAAT TTAATTGAGAAGTTGCATCTTCTTTTGTTGGACACACCACCCAATgagataacagaaaaagaaacagtccaGTACCAGGAATCTATTCTGGAATTGCAGAATCTGCTTCATCAGAAGTACAATAGAGCAACAGAGAAGCTGCTTAAA ACAGCTCATGTGCACGAAGATTCTGACCCTGGAAACATGCAGGCTGTCATAAAGGACAAAAATGTTACTTTCTGTATTTGGGCCAACCTGAAGAAGAAAGTAAG GTTGAAAAATCACACGTTTAGCGATGTGCAGCATGGATTTGATCTTCCAAAGCCACTGGCTGTCAGCAGTGTTGCTGTTCGCATATTGCACACTCATTATGACCACGTGTCTCCACTTTGGCTGCAGCATCAGGGTGTGCCAAAATTGGAGGTCTCAGATGGCAAAGAGTTGACTCTGGATTCAAAAGACAACATAGAAGTACcagaagaggatgaagagaaaTCCAGAGAGCCCAACATGTCTGCTgaggaagaaatggaagaagtGTGTTCTGATGGGAGAAAG AGTAACATCTTGTTCGAAGAAAATAGCAATAGCATAGCTGATATAAACGAGACAGAGGAGGAAACTGAGAAGAAATCAGAAATCTTGGACATACCATCACAAG ctcAGGATCCGCTggtgaaggaagagagaagtgaaAAAAGAGAGGCAATAACTGGTGAAAGCATAGTTGATTTGCAGCAGTTTGTACCAGTGGGTGGTGTGTACCATATTGATGCACTGCAGCTTCCACCTCAGGTCAAAGAAATCAAGGACTGGAGTATGGTGGAG TTACAGGATGGATTGGAGTCATACTCATACCCCCCAGAAGCTGCTGAAGATGCCACATGTCCACCACTACAGATCACCCTTAGGCTTCCTGACAACGTGATGTATTTTGAGGATCCTGTGATAGCCCGATGGGATGCTGCAG GCCAACAGTGGAGAACTGATGGTATCAGCAACATAACATATGCAAGGCAAGAGAAGAGCATCACCTTTGAGATGGGTGCTTTTTACACAGTAGCACTTTTCCAGAATGCTCATCTCAACGTGCCTTATCAGGCCTGGGAGCTGCAACCTACTGGTACTGATGAAGCCCTTCTTACAGTGTCTACAAGCTTTGCAGTGATTCAGATACAAATTAAG GATCATCAGTGTATGTTGTCTTCAGTAATGGTAGAAGAGAAGGATGTGCTTTCCTCCATCACAGGGAAATGGACAAGTCCTGTGGGCCTAAgagcacttttaaaaaaagctggTGTGAATATTTTCCCAGGAGAGTATTCTCACAAGTATGTCTCCATGAACAAGAAA GCTGCCCTAGCAGAAGTTAGGGCCTATCAACAGATGGCACTGGTTGCATCggcttttgcttttgcttggaGCAAGTGGAACACAGAAGCAGGTCATGAGCAAGTAGTATTCAAG GTAAGTGAGCATCTTACAGCCGATTCTGTGAAAGACAAAGATTGGTGCCTCTGTATGTTTAATGGTCAGAAAGCACAAAAGCTCAAGATCAGTGAAACGAGTGAAGCTTTTTCAGATGAGCTAGAAGAAGGTGCCGAATTTCACTCCACTCTCTACCATATGCTGAAGGATTTTGCCAGCAAAGATGCAATTGCTAAAGTAGAGGCAGCTAACTTCCTGTTTATTGATAGTGTGTATCAGCTGCTCCTTGCCACACGAGTTTTAACATACTCTTAA
- the DNAI7 gene encoding dynein axonemal intermediate chain 7 isoform X3: MSLWREDQNEDIQLVMEKGGQVLNLIEKLHLLLLDTPPNEITEKETVQYQESILELQNLLHQKYNRATEKLLKTAHVHEDSDPGNMQAVIKDKNVTFCIWANLKKKVRLKNHTFSDVQHGFDLPKPLAVSSVAVRILHTHYDHVSPLWLQHQGVPKLEVSDGKELTLDSKDNIEVPEEDEEKSREPNMSAEEEMEEVCSDGRKSNILFEENSNSIADINETEEETEKKSEILDIPSQAQDPLVKEERSEKREAITGESIVDLQQFVPVGGVYHIDALQLPPQVKEIKDWSMVELQDGLESYSYPPEAAEDATCPPLQITLRLPDNVMYFEDPVIARWDAAGQQWRTDGISNITYARQEKSITFEMGAFYTVALFQNAHLNVPYQAWELQPTGTDEALLTVSTSFAVIQIQIKDHQCMLSSVMVEEKDVLSSITGKWTSPVGLRALLKKAGVNIFPGEYSHKYVSMNKKAALAEVRAYQQMALVASAFAFAWSKWNTEAGHEQVVFKVSEHLTADSVKDKDWCLCMFNGQKAQKLKISETSEAFSDELEEGAEFHSTLYHMLKDFASKDAIAKVEAANFLFIDSVYQLLLATRVLTYS; encoded by the exons ATGAGCTTATGGCGTGAAGATCAAAATGAGGACATTCAGCTTGTGATGGAGAAGGGAGGACAGGTGCTAAAT TTAATTGAGAAGTTGCATCTTCTTTTGTTGGACACACCACCCAATgagataacagaaaaagaaacagtccaGTACCAGGAATCTATTCTGGAATTGCAGAATCTGCTTCATCAGAAGTACAATAGAGCAACAGAGAAGCTGCTTAAA ACAGCTCATGTGCACGAAGATTCTGACCCTGGAAACATGCAGGCTGTCATAAAGGACAAAAATGTTACTTTCTGTATTTGGGCCAACCTGAAGAAGAAAGTAAG GTTGAAAAATCACACGTTTAGCGATGTGCAGCATGGATTTGATCTTCCAAAGCCACTGGCTGTCAGCAGTGTTGCTGTTCGCATATTGCACACTCATTATGACCACGTGTCTCCACTTTGGCTGCAGCATCAGGGTGTGCCAAAATTGGAGGTCTCAGATGGCAAAGAGTTGACTCTGGATTCAAAAGACAACATAGAAGTACcagaagaggatgaagagaaaTCCAGAGAGCCCAACATGTCTGCTgaggaagaaatggaagaagtGTGTTCTGATGGGAGAAAG AGTAACATCTTGTTCGAAGAAAATAGCAATAGCATAGCTGATATAAACGAGACAGAGGAGGAAACTGAGAAGAAATCAGAAATCTTGGACATACCATCACAAG ctcAGGATCCGCTggtgaaggaagagagaagtgaaAAAAGAGAGGCAATAACTGGTGAAAGCATAGTTGATTTGCAGCAGTTTGTACCAGTGGGTGGTGTGTACCATATTGATGCACTGCAGCTTCCACCTCAGGTCAAAGAAATCAAGGACTGGAGTATGGTGGAG TTACAGGATGGATTGGAGTCATACTCATACCCCCCAGAAGCTGCTGAAGATGCCACATGTCCACCACTACAGATCACCCTTAGGCTTCCTGACAACGTGATGTATTTTGAGGATCCTGTGATAGCCCGATGGGATGCTGCAG GCCAACAGTGGAGAACTGATGGTATCAGCAACATAACATATGCAAGGCAAGAGAAGAGCATCACCTTTGAGATGGGTGCTTTTTACACAGTAGCACTTTTCCAGAATGCTCATCTCAACGTGCCTTATCAGGCCTGGGAGCTGCAACCTACTGGTACTGATGAAGCCCTTCTTACAGTGTCTACAAGCTTTGCAGTGATTCAGATACAAATTAAG GATCATCAGTGTATGTTGTCTTCAGTAATGGTAGAAGAGAAGGATGTGCTTTCCTCCATCACAGGGAAATGGACAAGTCCTGTGGGCCTAAgagcacttttaaaaaaagctggTGTGAATATTTTCCCAGGAGAGTATTCTCACAAGTATGTCTCCATGAACAAGAAA GCTGCCCTAGCAGAAGTTAGGGCCTATCAACAGATGGCACTGGTTGCATCggcttttgcttttgcttggaGCAAGTGGAACACAGAAGCAGGTCATGAGCAAGTAGTATTCAAG GTAAGTGAGCATCTTACAGCCGATTCTGTGAAAGACAAAGATTGGTGCCTCTGTATGTTTAATGGTCAGAAAGCACAAAAGCTCAAGATCAGTGAAACGAGTGAAGCTTTTTCAGATGAGCTAGAAGAAGGTGCCGAATTTCACTCCACTCTCTACCATATGCTGAAGGATTTTGCCAGCAAAGATGCAATTGCTAAAGTAGAGGCAGCTAACTTCCTGTTTATTGATAGTGTGTATCAGCTGCTCCTTGCCACACGAGTTTTAACATACTCTTAA
- the IRAG2 gene encoding inositol 1,4,5-triphosphate receptor associated 2 isoform X3, producing the protein MMDSSLTEIDCAETTLTGSLIPSSDRSKPHQEVLTSSLESAAPASGCLVMEEKSLKLSREKEEDVPTSVAMEKNDDKDLPGPISGADLTKKEFCPVMEEHKTTFQNVLKQDSSVDLEKKHHKEQSEEASAVVPSRKGSSPTVGGIKVDKTKQSEPDSPNEKEVEAEFLRLSLGFKCDLFTLDKRVRLEERSRDLAEENLKKEITNALKMLEALVPLCEEDNQAQEIIKKLQKSLQFLSQYAARVASRAEMLGAINQESRVSKAVEVMIQHVENLKRMYAKEHAELEELKQVLIQNERSFSTLGDRDESANKKLPNSSKPSSSLRRVSIATLPRSAGNAGIGLPLAQLQEPDGDERSEKFNRRSSSWGQLGAKQNEKRPSLQRFISTYSWAEYEDQHAEAKNEQSELPAEVQGAPSRKESIAEKGKHSSKWSLESVCNLISSWASHFKASFSNANKTLWVSVSILVLLAALTSFLTGLSLQRPADAAPVGTGDAWTSLQQLLWPYTGLQHHGPPPV; encoded by the exons ATGATGGACTCTTCACTTACTGAG ATCGACTGTGCAGAGACAACACTAACAGGCAGTCTCATCCCATCCAG TGATCGTTCAAAGCCACACCAAGAAGTTCTCACATCCTCCTTGGAAAGCGCTGCTCCAGCATCTG GCTGCCTTGTTATGGAGGAAAAATCACTCAAACTCTCACgtgaaaaagaggaagatgtGCCGACTTCCGTAGCAATGGAGAAAAATGACGATAAGGATCTGCCTGGTCCCATATCAG GAGCAGATTTAACCAAGAAGGAATTCTGCCCTGTGATGGAGGAACACAAAACCACGTTTCAAAATGTCTTGAAGCAAGACTCG AGTGTGGacctggaaaagaaacatcatAAAGAGCAGAGTGAGGAAGCATCAGCTGTAGTTCCCAGTAGGAAAG ggaGTTCACCCACCGTAGGTGGCATTAAGGTggataaaacaaagcaaagtgaGCC TGACTCTCCCAATGAGAAAGAAGTGGAG GCTGAATTCCTGAGATTATCTTTAGGTTTTAAATGTGACTTGTTTACTTTGGACAAGAGAGTGAGGCTTGAAGAAAGATCCCGAGACTTGGCTGAGGAAAACTTGAAAAAGGAGATCACAAATGCTCTAAAGATGCTGGAG GCTTTAGTTCCTTTGTGTGAAGAAGATAACCAAGCACAGGAGATCATTaagaagctgcagaaaagcTTGCAGTTCCTTAGCCAGTACGCAGCCCGAGTCGCCAGTAGAGCAGAGATGTTGGGAGCTATTAATCAG GAGAGCCGTGTCAGCAAGGCTGTGGAAGTGATGATTCAACATGTGGAAAACCTGAAGCGCATGTATGCTAAAGAACATGCAGAACTTGAAGAGCTGAAGCAGGTTCTGATCCAGAATGAGAGGTCCTTCAGTACCCTTGGAGATCGAG ATGAATCTGCAAACAAGAAGCTACCAAATTCTTCTAAG CCATCATCATCCCTACGAAGAGTTAGCATTGCCACACTGCCTAGGAGTGCTGGAAATGCAGGTATTGGGTTGCCACTG GCCCAACTCCAGGAACCTGATGGAGATGAAAGGAGTGAAAAATTCAACAGGAGATCAAGCAGTTG GGGGCAACTAggagcaaagcaaaatgagaagCGTCCTTCACTACAGCGGTTCATCAGCACCTATTCCTGGGCAGAGTATGAAGATCAACATGCTGAAGCAAA AAATGAGCAGTCAGAATTGCCCGCTGAGGTACAGGGAGCACCATCCAGGAAAGAAAGTATcgctgaaaaaggaaaacattcatCAAAATGGAGCCTAGAATCAGT GTGCAATTTAATATCATCGTGGGCATCCCATTTCAAGGCTTCCTTTTCCAATGCTAACAAAACTCTGTGGGTTTCTGTTTCTATCCTGGTGCTGCTTGCTGCTCTCACAAGCTTCCTCACTGGGCTCTCTCTTCAACGGCCAGCAGACGCAGCACCTGTAGGAACTGGGGACGCGTGGACTTCACTACAGCAACTGTTGTGGCCATATACAGGACTTCAACACCATGGGCCACCCCCAGTATAA